The Hordeum vulgare subsp. vulgare chromosome 7H, MorexV3_pseudomolecules_assembly, whole genome shotgun sequence DNA window CAATACAACATCAATGCATCACTCAAATTCATCGAGGATCTCCTTCATCTTCCTTATGTTGCACTTGGTGCCCTCTTTATGTTTGAAGAGATCACCAATCGTGTACTCCagctccttctctttctttaACTTATCCCTCTCTGACACCAAATTATCCTTCTCTTGCTTCATCAAGTCCCTCTCTTGCTTCATCAAGTCCCTCTCTTTCTGTGCCTTGGCCCTAACCACCTGATGAATGTTTGTGACAGACTTGCCACAAATCTTCTTCTTCTCAAACTCCTCATTTAGGTCACAGAGTGCAATTTGTGTGCTACCTAAATGTTCCAATGCCTTCTCCTTGTCAACAACCATCTTAGCAAAATTAACCTTGAAAAACCTCAAATCGTTTTCcattttttccttctctttcagCATCTTCAAGTTTTCTTCAACACTAGGAATATTTTTCCTGAGCCTAAGCCTCTTCTCATCTTCATACATGTCCCAGATGGTACATAAAGCCATCTTGAGTTGAGGAGGCCACTCATCATCAACTGACTTCACATAGTTGCATTTTGATCATTCCTAGAAATTTAAACATATAATAGTATAGAGTTAAGGCAAAACCGTGCAAAAAACAAATGAACTGCACAAATTTTAGTGCAACATTAAGTTCACTCTAAACATTTAGTTCACAAACTCAGAGTTAGGTGTTAAAATTCAGAGTTAGCTGTCAAAATGCTGAGTTAGCTGTCAAAATGCACAGTTAGTTGTTAAAATGCAGAGTTAGCTGTTAAAATTCAGACTTCAATGTCAACATTTAGGAGGAAATGCTACTGACCTTCTTAGCACAGCCTAGGAACCTCCTGCCACTATCCACATATTCGAAAACCACAAGCTTCTCACACACTTCTAGGTGGGCACATCTAGCACCAAGTTCTGTAGCAAGCCTGCTCCATTCAGAGCAGCGAATGGTGGCAGGTGCTTGCGAGGAATGATGGCAGTTCACTACAAATTTCTACGTCTGAACACTAACCCTAGCTGGACCATGGCGAGCGACGATCTTGACGGCGGCGACAAACTGGTGCCATAGTTAGAGGACTTACCAGACTGTTGACTGATTCGCCGTCCCAAAATGAGGTTGGCAGATCGTTCGAGTAGACCATGGCGAGAGACGACCTTGACGGCGGCGGTGAGCTGGGAGCACAGGGAAGGGGACACACGCGAGAGTTCTCCCCGAGAGAATTAAGTGCAGGTGGGGGGGAGTGCGGGTGAAATTGAGAGAATAGCAGGGGTTTTCTACAAAAGTGCGGGCCAGGACCGGTCCAGCCACCTGGTTGCCAATTGGCACATTGGGATTGGCCCAGGACTAAAATGTCACATGTAGTGCAAGCTATGGGATGGCTGGGTCAACTTTTGCAAGTTTTGGACCAAATAATCACATTGTGAGCAAGTTGTAGGACTTGGGGTGCTTTTAACTCCTATATTAGTGCCCCATAGTTCATTACCTTGTGGAGTATACGGTCCTAGTAACCTGATTGCTTAAGTCATGTACTAAATAACATCACTGTTGATCTCATGTCCTAGGATGATGTCATTGTTGACTTCACAGTAAAATAACAAAAATGACTTGCCAACTTACTCCTTCTGATAGGGTTTGATCCacgacaacaaccaaaacaattaGGTAATTGTTGTGAACACAGCATACTCGGATGATTAGGTTCCTTATGGTGGAGCGAACCCACCGGGGTTCAAGTCCTAGACTTGACATTAATTGTtgcatttttctggatttattttaAACCTTCTGATAACGTGTGTTTATTGGGAGAAGACGTTCCCGTCAACTCCTAAGTTGTTTGTGACGACTTCGTCATTCTCAAGATGATGTGTCATCTCAGTGTCTCGGAGATGTTCATAGAGGTACATGTGAGTGTATGTGCCTATGTATGAGCATCTAGGTTTGTACGGTGTTAAAAACTGAAATCCATAAAACCTAGCTAATTGCTCGTGCATTGCAATGGGGTCATACATATTCTAGTGGTTCAACATTATTTGTATATGGCATATGCCTTACACCTATCATATTCTTGATTTTGGTAAGATCTAATTTTATTTGAGTATGGCTAGATGAATACACAAAAACTTTTTGATTTAGTTTAGATTTGCGTAAGATTTGATTTGATTTGGGTATTCATAGGGGAAAGAAAGGAAAGTTTTGATTTAGTTGTGATTTCAGAAAGATTTGATTTGATTGAGTGAGCTATTGCATGACGTGATTTTAGAAAATTCTTGATTTGGTTTAAGATTATTCTAGGTTACTCTATttatgttagttttatttttgttcAACATTGGTTGAGAGTacaaaaaatcatgagaaaaccaAGGAGATAGTGGGGGTGTGGGAGGAAAAAAATCGAGGGGGGTGGGGAGAAAACGGGGCCAATTTCCCTTTATAATGTACTGAATGACATCACTGCTGATCTCATGTCCTAGGATGGTGTCATTGCTGACTTCagtgcaaaaaaaaaaacaaaaatgagtTATCGGCTTACTTCTTTTGAAAGGGTTTAACTCCACGATAACAACCAAAACAAGTTAATTAATCGTGCATTGTAACGAAAACATGTCAACACTAATTATATGTGACATATGCTTTACATCCATCAATTTACGAGATTTAATTTGATTTGAGTACGAGAACGCAATAAAAAAAGTTTTAAATTTAGTTGAGGTTTGATAAGATTTGGTTTGATTTGGGTACCATACAGAAAAGAAAGATTTTTTTTAATCTAGTTGTGATCCGGAGAAGATTTGATTTGGTTTGGTTGAGTTAATGTTGGATGTTATTCGAAAAATGTATCGATTTGGTTTAGGTTATGTTACTCTATTTATATTAGTTTTATGCGGTATCGGTTGAGGGTAAAATTCAACTGAAAACCAAGAAGAAAGAGGATGGGTGGAAAGGAAAAAACCGAGCAAGAAGGCGAGCCAAAGGAACCAGCTCTCATTTTTGATACGGTAGTACTAGTAGAGATTGACAGAGGATCCCAGGTGCTCCACAAAAATATCCCGAATGAGTCCAAAGTCTGTGACATGCTCAGATCTGGCAGCACGTACCCACAATCTGCAGATATTtcgcctctcctcctcttcttataccCTGCCACTCACACTCCCCCTTATCATCAGTCTCCGGTCTCCACCCATCTCAGCAAAAAAGAAGCTAGCACAGCTCCACACACACCATGGCAGCCATGGCCACCACCGCCTCCAGCCTCCTCAAGAGCTCCTTCTCCGGCGTCCGCCTCCCGGCGGCGGCCCGCACCCCGTCCTGCGTTGCCACCCCGCGCGCCGGCGCCATCTGCAACTCAATCTCCTCCTCCACTCCTCCCTATGACCTCAACGCCTTCAAGTTCAGCCCCATCAAGGAGTCCATCGTATCCCGCGAGATGACCCGCCGCTACATGACCGACATGATCACCTACGCCGACACCGACGTCGTCATCGTCGGCGCCGGGTCCGCGGGGCTGTCCTGCGCGTACGAGCTCTCCAAGGACCCCTCCATCAGCATCGCCATCATCGAGCAGTCCGTGTCCCCCGGCGGCGGCGCGTGGCTCGGCGGACAGCTCTTCTCCGCCATGGTCGTGCGCAAGCCGGCGCACCTCTTCCTCGACGAGCTCAACATCGAGTACGACGAGCAGGAGGACTACGTCGTCATCAAGCACGCCGCGCTCTTCACCTCCACCATCAtgagccgcctcctcgcgcgccccAACGTCAAGCTCTTCAACGCCGTCGCCGTGGAGGACCTCATCGTCAAGGAGAACCGcgtcgccggagtcgtcaccaaCTGGGCGCTCGTCTCCATGAACCACGACACACAGTCCTGCATGGACCCCaacgtcatggaggccaaggtcgTGGTGAGCTCCTGCGGCCACGACGGGCCCTTCGGCGCCACCGGGGTCAAGCGGCTCCAGGACATCGGCATGATCCAGGCGGTGCCCGGGATGAAGGCGCTTGACATGAACACGGCCGAGGACGCCATCGTGCGCCTCACCCGCGAGGTCGTCCCGGGCATGATTGTCACCGGCATGGAGGTCGCCGAGATCGACGGTGCCCCGAGAATGGTACTCCTAAATTTTGCTTTTATAATTTATACTGTACACGACACGAGTCTCCttcttagaagaagaagaaagaagacgaATCACTCACGACTTGTGGACTGACCGGATTAATTTCTGTTGTCTTGTGGTGGCGGTTGGTTATAGGGCCCGACCTTCGGCGCCATGATGATCTCCGGCCAGAAGGCGGCGCACCTGGCGCTCAAGGCCCTCGGCCGGCCGAACGGCATCGACGGGACGCTCAAGAACGTTACCCCGGCGCTGCACCCGGAGATGATCCTGGCGGCGTCCAACAACGCCGACATCGTCGACGCCTAAGCAACGAGCTGGTGTTTGGGGGCAACAAATCAATAAGATGGTTCGGTGAAACAGAGGATGCTTAGGGACGAGGGCTTGCCTATGTGATTTGTCAGACTCGTGTTTAATTCCGATGTTATCTTTAGTTTTCTTATGTTAGTGTATTTTGTTCATGTCACTGCCCGCCATgtgctctgctctgctctgccCCATGTCAGCTCCATGGATGATGAGTCCTTCTGTAACAAGAGGGAATAAAAAGGTTGAATCTATGACCCTGATTGGATACTTAGCTCGGTTACAGGTTAAAGTTAGATTTTAATCCTGAATTAATTTTAAACTAACTTTAACTAAAAAAGTGTTTGAATGGCAGGGTTAGATTATCAATAATTGTATTTTTTTTCTAATCATTCGACCCCTTTAACTAGGATTTGGTGCGGTGGAGATGGAGGAAAAATAACTTTTTCTAAATCCCAGCTAACTCTAATTCAAATAAACACCTATTGGGTGGGTTAGTTCTTTTAATgaattagatgcatctaaccaattTTAAACCTTTTGTTTGAATGTTTTAAGATTAGTCCAATCTAATTTACTAACTTTAATTCTAACTCATTGATTCAAACAGGGCCTATATTATTGTGTGAACTATGTTTACTTCATGGAAGGATCGAGTTTTCCCTTTTCAGCTTCCCGTGAGCGGTGACACATGAATCAACAACCAATGTACAGACAAATATGTACCTGTAAAATGAGTTGTTGATTAACAACCCACACACACCTGTAAAATGAGTAGTCATTAAAAGTGAGTTGCGGGTTACACATGAATCAACAACTCACACCTGCATTTTTACATATACTACTCATATACTCGTGGGTTGGGATTATGAGTAGTCATTAATCATGGGCAATAAAAGTGACAGCTGTTCCCGTAAAATCCGATCAACGATTATGTGGTGATTAATTAGTAGTCATTAATTGCTATCATTAAAAGTGCCAACTGTAAAATCAGACCcattaggctggccatagtgggagtaacttaagTGGTAACATATACTTGGGattagcaaacatgctgatgtggcagataattaaagaagagagagagggttagagtaacataggtagataccatagcatgttaaatgttatgctactatgtgtcatgcatcccaataaatgaggtcatctatgatactagtttatgatactatgcattatagaggtagtatcatacaatagtatcatatgcatgatactactccctccgtctcggtgcatTAGGCATTTTAGGAGGTGCACTGCAACCTAGGCACGCATAGATTGGGTAGGAGAAGAAAATTAAATTGCAGAGGAAGCCAATCACATCATTCCTTTCTCAACTGAAAACGTGCTATTAATTAGAATACCTCTTGAAATCCAAAAAGTGTGCCGCATAAATTACATGCATTGGTCCTTCAATTAATAGATGTGGTCTAATTAATATGCATGCAACTAGTACTACTCTAATGTGCCTtagtgttttgggattatttgattttcgtaagatacctaatgcaccgagacggaggaagtactataTGATACttcccactatgaccagccttagCACAATGGCTCATTGCAGCCGTGCAATCACAATATAGATACGGAATTCGTTACAGGTGTTTCCTCCTACTGTTGTACTACTACAAGAATATGAAGATCTGAGGCCCGCCACTCGGTTCTGTTTTTTTTAAGTTAGCAGGAGAGCTGCTAAGATTCCATTACAGAAGAAGAAGCCCGATGGCTGAAACTGCTCGGTTTAATAAAGGAAAACCGGACGAAAACCTGTAGAAAGGACATACAACACCTAGCTAAACTAGGTCTAAAGCACTACATGACATACACAAGCGGCAAAAAACCAAACAAACAGCAGGAACATCAGCGATACAAGCGGCGTCATCGTACATCACCAACCGCGCTCACGGCCCGACGACTTCGACTTCGCTGCAACATCACACAAAGGCACCAAGCTATCACATCGATCATGGCGGCCACAAGCATGTTGAACAGCTTTGTCAACACCGGAGAGAGAAGACATATCCGTAGAGGAGCAGACATGTGCCGCTCCGGTAGTAAGAGGACGCCAACATGACTTGCTTGACGTTGATTGCATGCCAAGAGTGCTCCAATGCCCATACACCGCCCGCCAACTGCGAGCCCCCAACTGACACGCCACCACGACCCAACACCATCCTGTCACCGCCAACTCCGGACCGGGCATTGTACCACACATCTTGTGCTCCCATCAAGAAGTCAAATCTCCATAGCGATGCTTCCAACAAAGAAACAACGTGAAGGACGCCGTCATCACCGATCCAATAAAGCAGATctaggttttcaacaaggaaacaaCACCCACGGGGGTTCTCATCACTGACCAATAGCAGGATTTTCATCCGTAGAAATTGCAAACCTACGTCGGGAATAGCTCCCGGGACGCACCCACCAGCTGATCTGGAGCTACCCCTCCTCACATCCAGGCCAGAGCATGACAAAGCATCAACATCCGCACCGCACGCCGTGGTTGGCACCACATCTCGACCAGCCACGGGCCAGGAAGGGCCCAGATCTGGACGGCCCCGCCCGCAACCGCCGCGGCTCATCCACCGGAGGCGCGACAGAGGATCGTCGCCTCCAACCACCTCTCGACCAGCCATGAGCCAGGAAGGGCCCAGATCTGGCCTGCCCCGCCCGCAGCCGCCGCAACTCACCCACCGGAGGCGCGACAGAGGAGCGTCGCCTCCAACCACCTATCGACCGACCACACACTAGGAAGGGCCCAGATCTGGTCGGCCCCGCCCGCAGCCGCCGCAGCTCACCCACCGGAGGCGCGACACAGGACCGTCGCCTCCAACCTCCACCAACACGTGCAGCAACCTGCGCGCCCTCCTGTGGCCCAGACGGGCGCAGATCTGGCCGGCCCGCAGCAGCCAGCACCTCTTCTGGCCCGGACGGGCGCAGATCTGGCCGGCCCGCAGCAGCCAGCACCTCTTCTGGCCTGGATGGGCGCGGATCTGGCCGGCCCGCAGCAGCCAGCACCACGTCCATCGCTCGTGCATCAGCATCTCGAGCAAGGGCGCCGCACCAAGCCTCCGTGGACACTTCACGCGTCGACGGCCAACATCCTAGCCACCATAACGCCATGGCAGAGAGCAGCCCAAGATCCAGCTGCCACCTACCGAACGAGGTCGCGCCTCAGGAAGCCGGCGCTGGCAGAAAAACGCCTTGCCGCCGCCGTGCCTGGAGCCGGCCGGACTTCGCCAGCGAGACCCTCAGGCGACGGCAAGGGGAGTCATGGGAGtgggagggtggcggcggcggatttAGGGTTTTCCCCCGAGCCGCCAGAGGAGggcgatgataacccacaagtataggggatcgcaacagttttcgagggtagagtattcaacccaaatttgttgattcgacacaaggggaagccaaagaatattcttgagtattagcagttgagttgtcaattcaaccacacctgaaagacttattatctgcaacaaagtatcagtagcagagtagtgtgatagcaacaacagcaacagcagtagcgacagagtaacagtagcaaggaccagtaggaaacactcgtaggcattggatcggtgatggataatcatgccgaatgatattcatcatgcaacagttataacacggagagatatgtaactagctccagttcgttaatgtaatgtaggcatgtattccgtaagtagtcatatgtgcttagggaaaagaacttgcatgaaatctattgtccaaccctcccgtggcagcagggtccttgtagcgacccgactcaagacgattcaagcctctgtgtttatgtgccatccctggatcagtatgctggcacacacagtacatcaatgtatatatcaaagtgcaatcacatgtaaatagcgtaaaactgatatataccttaattatctcagcggaagcggtcaagggagtggagtcccaataaacaccaacggcaagttgagtgtagaccgtaaccctgaatcgtactcttactcgtcgaagaaaatatctgcaacataagatgttgcagccgtgtaggtcagcatattgaatatgccggcaagtcacatatgagagggggtaaaatatcatctatactatatgcatatatggcatgtggggttgtaagttttagcgtaaagcaaatttttctcctacaacaagagagggctaaaagcaaaatgttactactttgttggttgttaacgagatggttccgccaaccagttctcgtacccgagttgtcattaattaccctcatcaagtatatttaatggtgttgagaaatccagataacttcagttcctttggctcaagctgtccatgaccgtggacacggctaatcgattaggtttgagtactctgcagagttttacacacgttccccacaagatttgatcgcctccgtgtatgtcctcgcacttcagggtgtttgaagaccggatgatcaaaacatggtctttcaacgggtccctctgaatccctgtcggtgcccatccgttcctaccgttcgtctacatctgctagcaccgcgtgtccagagtcgccgcgttgtccaaccaagccagagcccataatgacttgtggctgtgcaggtaagccttgggtcttgaaaatatccatccgtctctttgagcctgggtgaagctttccgcaggatgtcatggccgtccccagcatcccgggcatccactgggttctccagggagccgatcaaccgtccttcacccagagttgcattgcgtccgaggtcttgaaaatcttgtcttaaccggtcttgattatttaatcaacctcgcatcactcgtgttatgcacttaaccgaattcccgtctactcaagcatagcaatatgaaatttgtcgtcccagggccaagtatcggggttgttgtgtgcctaccacatgatactacaatctatactaaaatttccaagtacctactcagcatgcaattgggcataggatggtagaactacgatgcataaaacataggtgatagtatgatcaaagtgacttgcctggtgatgttgacgaagaagaatttctcgagaaataacttgatagactactcgtcactctctgatgaaatctatatagaaaacatatcattcacataagcactcatactagcaatcattctagcaatcaaaacaaaagagagagagcgaataagaaaccgaaagaaacttcaaataagactagggagtcttctactacgtcaaacattaAATGGTTTTTgttcaacagaaaataataacaagaaactaagatataaatttaactaagataaaatatagtatttttcacaaaactatttgaaagtattactaaacgggatttgaaacagtgcggaaaccaattgcaagttactaaggaactagaattgatttcatgaaaacaaataaaaataaaataaaaacttgttgcaaaactactgttaactaacataaacaaaacaataatctttctgaaataataaagaaaatattttaaaacaaagatagaaaaggaattactcgaaatcctaaaagaggtgaaacagaaattgtgtttcacatgaaacagtgagctaaaatactcaacaacatctgaaatttttaccaccgataaataagatcactagtgatcagtaccaaaaagaatcaaattaaaagctatttttaaactcctgcaataggcaaaacaaggtttaaactaaatctgatctaacttacatttgagaatttcaaacatagacgaattatatgtttttaaaaactacaggaaatttttgagctactggaaaaagaatcactatcattggacttcgggatcaaaagttatggccaaaacaaaacaggaactttgctgtttttgcaattagacagaaaaaatgaagctaactagctaactaacagggggtatacgtggcgcgctacGATAGGCTGCGGAGTTGTTTGTTGCaaacgttaggagcaaacggcctagttcTAACCGAAACTACTCGCTaaagaataagtgaaataaaaccgacggttttctaatctaaaccgaaggggtattctaaGAACCAATCTAACCCGTAGGatatggatctaagggctaacaaaacaaaagaaaaaaaaagagaagaggagggagttaccgtggctgggaggttgCCCCCGTGCCTGGCAATGGTGACCGAGGTAGGGATGGGGTGCTGGTGGGGTGGGGGGAGGGGCCGGcaggaggagtggtggagggggggcgaagggtggggcgctcctgggaggggagggaggcgaggggaagtgagggctgcagggggggcgaggtgggaggctggtggtggtgctgctgctggttCCAGAGGGGAGGCGAGGTGTGCAggggggcggggtggggtggggcggcggtggaggggggccgAAGGGAGGGGTGGTGCGGCAGGGGTGCCAGTAGGGCGAGGTGGGAAGCACTGCGAGTTCTCTGGTGAGTTTCCGATGATGACTCCGACGAGGTGGGCgcgagttagaggcgaggagaggggaagttttcaacgggaatggaacgaggaggtgcaggggttcttatcgaggcgacgggaggcgctgggaagggaagagcttcgcgaatcccggaggtggggatcttctctccatggaaggaaaacttCCTCTGACGTGAAGGAGAGGGGAGGTAGGAtaagatctcctgttgggctagaataggaaagtgcttaatgggccagca harbors:
- the LOC123408874 gene encoding thiamine thiazole synthase 2, chloroplastic; the protein is MAAMATTASSLLKSSFSGVRLPAAARTPSCVATPRAGAICNSISSSTPPYDLNAFKFSPIKESIVSREMTRRYMTDMITYADTDVVIVGAGSAGLSCAYELSKDPSISIAIIEQSVSPGGGAWLGGQLFSAMVVRKPAHLFLDELNIEYDEQEDYVVIKHAALFTSTIMSRLLARPNVKLFNAVAVEDLIVKENRVAGVVTNWALVSMNHDTQSCMDPNVMEAKVVVSSCGHDGPFGATGVKRLQDIGMIQAVPGMKALDMNTAEDAIVRLTREVVPGMIVTGMEVAEIDGAPRMGPTFGAMMISGQKAAHLALKALGRPNGIDGTLKNVTPALHPEMILAASNNADIVDA